CAAGCGGGTTGGTTCCGTTAAAGCTTCGCCAACTGTTGAGATCGGCATTTCTCCAGCGTCAACGATATCTTGAACGATCGATAAATCAATCGTTTTTTTGCCACGGCCAAGCACCTTTAAACAGGTAAAAGCGGGATAACCATCTTTGACAAGGGCTTCTTTGGTCTGGTTTACTTTATTCTGTCGAATAATTGCCATAACTTCTTTCATATCATTTCCTCCTTCTTAAAGGCCGGGTTTGCCAGTACTGATTGTATATGCTTCTGTTACAGGAGAAATAAAAATACGACCATCTCCAAAAGTACCTTCCTTGCCAGTTTTTGCATTTTTCATAATTATTTTTACAACATCATCTTTATCTTCATCGTTGACAATACACAGGAGCATTACTTTGGGGATTTCATCATAATGAACATCACCAACTTTAATTCCTTTTTGCTTGCCGCGTCCGTAAACATCTAATTTAGTAACCGCGGAGTAATCAGCGGATAACATTTCGGATAATACAACCCCAACTTTTTCGGGTCTGATAATTGCTCTGATCATTAACATAATTTTTTACTTCCTTTCACTTGATAGACTAAATATCCATAATTCCATGTTCCATCAGGATTTCTTCGAGTCGATCCTGGTGCATGGGTTTTGGAACCACAAACATTTTATTATTATCAATAGCAGAAGCTAAATTACGATATTCCTGAGCCTGATTAGCCGTGTCATCAAATTCTAAAACAGTTTTTTTGTTGATTTCAGCTCGTTGGACCATATTATCACGTGGGACAAAGTAAATCATTTGGCTGCCAAGTTCTTCAGCGAAGGCTTGAACCAATTCTTTTTCACCATCAACATTACGACTATTACAGATGATTCCGCCTAAACGAATACCACCGGTTGTTGCATATTTTTGAACCCCTTTAGCAATATTGTTAGCGGCATACAAAGCCATCATTTCGCCGGAAGCGACAATGTAAATTTCCTGAGCTTTCCCTTCACGCATGGGCATTGCAAAACCACCACAAACAACATCACCTAAAACATCATAAAATACATAATCCAGTTCATCGGTATAAGCACCTAATTGTTCAAGCATTCCAATGGAAGTGATAATCCCCCGGCCGGCACAACCAACGCCTGGTTCAGGACCACCGGATTCAACACACATGATATCGCGAAAACCTGGTTTTAAGATGGCTTCCAGTTCAATTTCTTCACCTTCTTCACGAAGGGTATCCAAAACGGTTTTTTGTGCAAGACCACCAAGCAATAACCGTGTTGAATCAGCTTTTGGATCACAGCCGACAACCATGATTTTTTTTCCCATGATACCAAGTCCGGCAGTTAAGTTTTGAGTAGTGGTCGATTTACCGATACCACCTTTACCATAAATTGCGATTTGTCTCATAATCTTTCCTCCAAGTATGTTTTTTTATAGAATTCAATGAACTGACCAACCAATATAAAAAAAGATCCTAACCCGTCACTCTAATGTAGTGGGTTAAGACCTCTTCGTCTAAGGATTAGGTATAAAAGAAGTCTTAATTCATCACCGAAAAGTGAAAAATTAAGACTTCTTTGTCTAAAGGGGGAGGATTGCCATAAACAAAAAAGAAGTCTCATCCAGTTACACATTGGTAACGAGTTGAGACGACATTGTCTTGGTGAAATCCATATTGCATTGTTTTCTATGGGCTAATTATCCACGGAACGAGTGGATAAGTCAAGTTTCTTTAATTGTAAACCCTTTTCAGTCTTCCGATGTCTTAAGAATAGGAGAATTGAGCACGGCTTTGTTTTGATGGTGAAATCCGGATTGTACTTTGTTTTAATGGTGGCAGTATCATCTGATAGGTAGGATGAAATCATTTTCAGGGTTTAAAAATGTTTTTAAGTAAAAATGACTGATAAAAACTTAAATAAAACTTAAACAATTCTTAAAAAATGTTGAAATCAACCACAACTGGAACAGGAAGCGCAATCTCCACAGGATTTTTTCATTGGATCATGAACCAGAATTGCCCGGACCGTAGCAGTATTTAGATCAACGACGACAATATCATCTTGAATGATTTCCATTTTGTCAGTGCTGAAAACAATGGTCATCGGCTCGGGAACCATGACATCCGGGTCCAAAGTACCTGGTTTCATTAAAGGCTGGACAAATTGCTTGCCATCTGGCGTTGTAATCATCAATCCGTTATTGCTGGTGATTAAAGATCTTAAAATACCACCAGATGAATAGGTTACCGAATTTTGGTCACAATTGATACCGTGGGCCGTGCTGTCATAGGCAATCACTATTCCGACCGGAGTAACAATTGGTTCCGGAAGGGCTGGTTCAAAACTTTTCAAGGTGCCGTTTTCATAGAGTGAAAAGCCATAACGCACTTTCACCAACCCATCAGGACCAGTAATTTCAATGGTTTCCTGAGGCCACATCGTTAAACTTTTCAAGGTGCCGCTTTCATAAAAACAAATACTGATTACTTTGGCTGAAAAGGAGCCCACCGGTAAATCAAAAGAAATCGGCTTGGCTAGTTTATATTCATCATTTTCGGTCCAGAAGCCGTTGATTCGACCATTGAGTGGAAATAATCGTTGGATTCGGCCGTTTTCATAAAAGCTGATCCGTTCAGCGGATAAATTTCCCTGAGACGTGATTACTTCAGTGGCATTTTCCAGGTCAATACTTTTGATTTGACCGCTTTTGAAAAACTCCAGGGAGAGACCTTGTCGATTTCTTAAATTAGCGGCACCGTGACTGGGCGTCAGAATGCCAATGGGAGTATTGATGTTATTTGGTTCTTCAAAGGCACAACCTTTTATTGAGCTATCGGCATAAGTTTCTAAAAACGTAATGCCATTAAGCGTACCGTATTTTTCAGTTTTGTATGTTGTCATGATAAACTCCTATTATTCACACACAACAGGGGTGATAATGACATGTTGTGTAGAATCATTTTTATTTTGGATGGTATAGCTAAAATTTAGTTCCGATAATTTGTGTTCAAACCATGGCGGGATGTGTTCACAGACTACTTCCAAGGCGTAAAAAGGGGTATCTTTTAAAAATGGCAATAGTGCCATTTTTGAACTCATTTCCGGGTGTTTTTTCTGTACCTGGGTTAAATCAATAAAATAATGTCCCGGTTGATCGGTTTCTTTAGGCGTATTCGCTAACAGCAGTTCATCTTCTTTTATTTCAGCATCAATTTTGGCTAAATCGGATTGAATGGTATCCAACAATTCCAGATCAAAAACTTCTGATTCGCAGATGATGAAACCGGCTTTGTCAAAAACCTGATAAGGGATTCCGGTTAAGGATTTGGTGATGATGATTTTGCAGTTATTAAAAACATTTATCATTTGATGGATATTTTCGCGGATCGCAGTCATGCCCCCCGATAAATCTGGCTTACAAGGAATCATGTCAGATTTTTGCCAGATGGATTTTTCCTTGGTGTAAAAAACAAAATTGGTCATTTCGTCGAACCGGGCAATCCGCTTGGCATCATCACAAAAAACAGCCATTACGTTTACATTTTCTTTCATTTGTTCACCTCGTTTTAATTGAATCATGGCTTTATTACCCGTTTTGAGCCTAAGTGTTGCTTAGCGGTAGGCATGAGAAAACAGTAATAAGACCGGTTGCGATTGAGTTTTAAATTTATCACTAACGCAGGGGATCATTTTAAAACAGAATTGCTTAAAATTAGTTGTAGTATAGCATAGAAATGAAAAAGTACGACTTAATTAAGCGTAAAAGCAAAAAAAAACGATTGCAGAAAATTTAAGCGAAAAATAGGGGGACGTTTTTTGATGCAAAAAAGAAAAATAAAAAAACTCCTGAAAAATCAGGAGTAGCGGTTGTCGATAAACGACCGTACCGATCAATTATTAATCTGTTGCATGCACGCAATTCGTACAGTTGCAAGCAAAGCTTTGACTAAAGACAACCTTTTCGCTGCAACTGTTCGCCTTGAGGCACACAACATGATCTAACAATTGTCGGTACTACGTTATCTTTTTTGACAGTCTCAACTCCTGAAAAATCAAGAGTAAATTTGATTGTAATATAAAAAATTTGGAGTTATTGCGGATCATTATCGGTGAATTCGTCGGCTAGTTTTTGTTGTCGTTTTTTGATCATTGAACCACTAATGAAAAAGACCACAAACATGATGATAAATAACATGACAAAAATAAAAAGGGTCATAAAAACGAGAACGAGTAGGTCGTTTTTGAGATAATCATTATTAAGCGCTAATGAAATTGCAACAATAATCGCAAAGATACCTGAGCCGATCAAGCTGTAAAGTAAGTAACTTTTAACACTCGGTTTACTGTAATAATCCCATTGTCCTTTACGGTAATAACCGATAAAACTGCCGATACAACAAATCATAAAAATAAACCACTCAAAACCCCATTGGCTAAAAGGCGCATTTAAGAAGAAAGCCTGGATGATGATGCTTCCTAGAAGCAGCCAGAAAACGATCCAGAACCAGATATGTTCCACTTTGTATAATTCCATTTCCTGACGTTCATCGATTACTTTTTTAAATTTTTTCATAGTCATTTTCCTCCCAAAACAAATCGTTTAAAGTTTTTCCTAGCGCTTTGCAGATACCAATGCACAATTGTAGAGACGGATTAAATTTACCCGCTTCAATCATGCCGATGGTTTGGCGGGTGACACCGACCCGTTTTGCCAGCTCTTCCTGAGAAATGTCATTTTCGACTCGAGCGACTTTCATTTTTAAGTTTTTCATTTAATCACTCCTTACAGTGACTATAGTATAATATATATTAATAAATGTCAAGTATATATTGCATTAAGGAAAATATAAAAACATTATCACCGTATTTTATTTTGGGCCGAGTGAATTTTAAGAAACGATAGTTTATGGTAAAAAGGATAATTGCTGACCGCCATGTTTTATTTTATATTGATTAACAATGTCAGGCATTTGGTAGAGGAGTTGATGACGTTGACATTCGCGGGTAAAAGTTGTCCACAGCAGTTTCGCATTGGGACTGGAACAACTGTACTGATTTCCAAAGTATTTGAGATATTCTTTTTTTATCCCGGGAAAATGTCGATCTAATTGATCATAAAAAAAGAGCCGTTGTTGGTCACGAAGGGTTACCCCAAAAGCGGGATAAATAAATTGGGCGCCATGTTGGGCGGCTAATTCGATGATTTTTTTAATATTATCGACGGTATCGTTAATAAAGGGGAGTATTGGCATCAGTAGAATACCAGTAAAAACAGCGTTTTCGGACAATTCTTTAATGGCCGTGAAACGCTCACTTGTCGGTGCAACCCGGGGTTCAATTATTTTGGCCAGAGAATCTTGGGCACAGGTAATCGTGAGTTTTACAATGACTGGAGAATGTTTCTGGATGGTTTTTAGCAGATCCTTGTCTCGTGCGACAAGAGGACTTTTGGTGGCAATTGCCACCCCAAAACCATGGGTTTTGAAAAGTTCCAGAGCTTGTCGGGTCAGCTGGTGTTTTTGCTCTAACGGGTTGTAAGGATCACTCATCGCACCCGTACCAATGACACCTTTTATTTTTTTGTGGCGCAGATTGTCAGAAAGAATCAAAAGGGCATTCTCTTTAGCGCGAACCTGATTAAAATCGGCAATCCCATAACATTCACTGCGACTGTCACAATAAATACAACCATGGGAACAGCCACGGTAGATATTCATCGTATAATCGGTGCTAAACCAAAAATCGTTTTTAGTTCGTATTAACATGTTTTTGGTCGGAATCGTTTCCATGAGTTAACCTTCTTTTTTTAATGATTAGGATTTTGCGGGCTTCCAAGGTTGTCTTTATCGTACAATCAAACCTAATAATTTAGCAAGTTCCGCAGCTTGAAATGACGAGACAATAGCACCGTTTAATGCTTCAAGAGAGACACTGATGCCATCAATTTGGCTGGTTGTGAAGTCCAATCCTTTCAAAGGTGTTTTGAAAAAACTGGCGGTTTTTAAATTAACCCGATCGAACACAATTTTGGAAAGTTTACACTCACTAATGGTGGTATGGCTTAAATCACATTCATCAATTTTAATTTCTTTGATGGTGGCTTTACTAAAGTTTCCATATTGTAAATTGGTGTCGGTAAAAAGAATATTTTGCAAGAGTGCTTGATGGAAATCGACGCCTATTAATTTTCCTAAAACAAACTCGCAGCGATTAAAAAAGCCATCAGTAAAGTCGCTGTTAGAGAGATTACAGGACTGTAAACGGAGGTCACGAAAATCTATTTTTTCAAAATTACAGTGGATGAAACTACAATTTTCAAAAATAGAGTTACGGAAAGATAATTGCGAAAAATCTATTTCGGTCAGGTTCAGGTCTTTAAAATGTTTGCCTTCAATATCAAGTTCTTCTGCTCGGGCCCAATCGAGCAGAACGTTGAGTTCGATTTCGTTGCGGATCGGCTCAAGACAGGTTGACAATTCTGGTGGGGTGATTCTAACGACGGGATTTTTTTTCATGATGGGTACCTTTCATTTATATTGAGCATCTTTATATCATCGTGACGTTTGAAAATAATAATTAAAATGCTATTAGCTGATTAGAAGGAATTATTCGCAGTTTGACAAAAAAATTTATTGGCAAAGGTTAATAATTTATTTGTTATTATATCATATTAATACGGGCAGTTCAGCAAAAAAAAACAATTGTTCGTGGGGCATAAAGAGTAAGAACCGCTTGCAATGGTGATAAATGACCGGATGAAGCTGGTCTGGGGTTTGCTTTTTTTTATAATAAAGTTTATAATTTCAACAGACCAAAAAGTTGAGTCAAACGATATGACGGACAATGAATTCGACAGGACTCGGCAACGTGAAATATAAAAAAATAACAGGAGAAAAAATGGAAACGTCTGAACGTATAAAAAAAATGGGAGAACCAGCCCTGCTCAAATACTATCCTCTGGTGAATGAGGCTCAGAAAAAGGGGAAAAAGGTATATTTTTTAAATATTGGGCAACCGGACATTAAAACCCCGGAAAGTTTTTTAAATAGCATCAATTGTCTTGACCAGAAAGTTTTATCCTATCAAGCCCCGGAAGGGATTATTGAGCTCCGGGAAGCGGCCTGTGATTATTACCGACGGCTGGGTCTGGATTATGGAATTGATGATCTGTTTGTGGCTAACGGTGGGAGTGAAGCATTGCTTTTTACGTTTATGGGGATTTGTAATGCCGGAGATGAAATCCTCACGGCGGAACCTTTGTATAGCATTTATAAAGAAATGGCGGCGGCCACCGATGTTAAGCTGGTCGGATTTAAAACCTATGCTGAAGAGGGCTTTGCTTTGCCCGATATAGCGGTCATTGAAGCAGCAATTACGCCCAAAACAAAGGCTATCTTGATGACAAACCCCGGGAATCCGACCGGAAAAGTATTTTCGAAGGAAGAAATCGAAATACTGGTAGGGTTAGCGATTAAATATAATCTTTATTTGATTTCCGATGAAGTTTATCGGGAATTTGTCTACGACAATCAGGCTTATCTCAGTCCGGCAATGTATGATGAACTGGCTCAGAATTTTATTTTAATTGACAGTATCTCTAAACGTTACAGTGCTTGTGGCGCTAGAATTGGGTTTATCGTCTCAAAAAATAAAGGGCTGATGGGGCAATTAAAAAAACTGGTGCAGATGCGCCTTTCCGTATCCACTGTCGATCAGATCGGCGCGATTTCGTTACTGAAACTCGACGGTCATTTTTTTGACGGAATATTAAAAGAATACACCAGGCGTCGGGCGGTTGTTTTTGCGGCCCTTAAGGAAATTCCCGGGATCATCTGTGCAGAACCGCGCGGAGCTTTTTATTTTATGGCGAAATTGCCGATCAGATCGGCCTGCCATTTCATAGAATGGATGATTACGGATTTTGATGATCAGGGAGAAACCGTGTTATTGTCGCCAGCCAATGATTTTTATTTAGATCCCCGAGATGGTGCCGATGAAGTGCGAATCGCCTATGTGCTAAACAGCGACGATATGAAAAAAAGTATGGAAATCCTTAAACATGGTTTAGCCGCCTATGCACAGATATTTCCGGAAAAATGCAAATAACAACATCAGGCGACAATAAAAGAGTAAGGGTTATTAAAAAAACAACAAGGAGAATAAAGTGAAAATTAAGTCAGTACAGAAAGGTCAGGATTATCTTGGCTTTTTATTTATAAAATCGCAAATGACAAAAACAGCCACCAATGGCAGTCGTTACTTTAATATGGTATTAAATGACGCTGATTTTGATGAAATCGACGGAAAAAAATGGGATGTTAAACCCGAAGATGAAGAAATTTTTACTAATGGTAAATTGGTGAAAATCAAAGGAAAGGTTCAGGAATTTAATAATCGATTGCAACTTATTGTCGAACGAATGCGTTTAGCGGATGATCGTGATGATGTGAACATTGATGATTATATCGAAACGGTGCCGGTGAATACTGATGAAATGCTGGGCTATATCAACGATACGATCGACGACTTTCAAAATAAGGATATTGCGGCGATCACAAAAAAAATATTTAATGATCAGACCCAGGCGCTGGCCTATTTTCCAGCTGCAAAAAAACACCATCATGCCATTAAAGGCGGGTTATTGTACCATTTGTATACGATGTTGAAAATTGGAAAAGGGTTGGCCGGAATTTATCCTTTTATTAATCGGGAGCTTCTTTATGCCGGAATTATTCTGCACGATATTGGAAAAATAAACGAAATGGTATCGGACGAAAATGGCGCAGTATCGGATTATACCCCTGAAGGAAAACTGTTGGGACATATTACGCAGGAAATTGTGGAACTGGAACTGGTAGGTACTGAACTGGGGACAGATCCTGAGGTTTTAATGCTACTTAAACATATGATCCTGTCGCATCATTATCAGCCGGAATTTGGGAGTCCTAAACGGCCAATGTTTCCGGAAGCGGAACTATTGCATCATATCGATATGATCGACGCCCGGATGTATACAATGGAACAGGCATTAAACCGGGTTGAACCGGGAAGTTTTACAGAACCTAATTGGAGTCTTGATGGGATTAGTTTATATCGTCGAAGTTTTGAATAGGGGTTAAAATCATGAGTATTATATCATCTGAAATAAAAAGAGTCGCTTGTTATGAGTCGGACTCGACCGGGAAGATGTTACCGACGACAGCAATGAATTATTTTCAGGAAGTTTCAACGAATCAGGGAAACCAACTGGGAATTGGCGGCGATTTTTTAAATCAAAAGAAGTTAGCCTGGTTTTTAGTCAAATACGATATTAAATTTATCGATTACCCACTTTATCAAGATCAGGTTACGGTGACAACGCAAGCAACCGGGATGGAAAAATTTTGTGCAACCCGACGCTTTACGATCCTTGACAAAAGCAACACGGTTAAAGTGATTGCGGATACCCAATGGTTATTGATTAACAGAGAAACAGAAAAGATGGAACGCATTGACGAATATCCCGAAATGAACGCTTATGAATGTCATGATAAAGGGGAACCGATTTTTAAAAAAATGAGAAAGATCAATCACATCGATGTGGAAAAAAAATTCGGGGTTCGCTTCTTGGATATTGATTTCAATCGTCATGTTAACCATGTCAAATATCTGGCTTGGGCGATTGAAGTATTGCCGTTGGAAGTTGTTTTAGTAAAGCGTTTAAAAGAAGCCAAGATTGTTTATAAGGCGCAGTGTTTTTATGGTGATCTGATTAGGGCAACCGGTGAACGGTTGAATGACGATCACTACCGCGTTGATATAGTTAATCAGGAGAATATAATATTATGTCAGTTGGAGCTGACCCTTGGATAATGAAAAAACCTTTGTCGTATCAAGACAAAGGTTTTTTTATACAATTAATTGTAATGAAAAAGAAAATGAAAAGATTTGTTCAATTAATTTTAAAATATTGGACAATGTTGAGGATACACATTATTCAGGCGTAGTTTATTTATTAAATGAATAAACAAACTTGGAGTTGTCAAAATAGTGTAAATATTAGACGTGAAAATCAGAT
This is a stretch of genomic DNA from Acetobacterium woodii DSM 1030. It encodes these proteins:
- a CDS encoding P-II family nitrogen regulator, whose translation is MKEVMAIIRQNKVNQTKEALVKDGYPAFTCLKVLGRGKKTIDLSIVQDIVDAGEMPISTVGEALTEPTRLIPKRFFTLIVEDEDVDKVVSIIIDTNQTGNPGDGKIFVIPIEESIRVRSGEKNADAF
- a CDS encoding P-II family nitrogen regulator, which translates into the protein MLMIRAIIRPEKVGVVLSEMLSADYSAVTKLDVYGRGKQKGIKVGDVHYDEIPKVMLLCIVNDEDKDDVVKIIMKNAKTGKEGTFGDGRIFISPVTEAYTISTGKPGL
- the nifH gene encoding nitrogenase iron protein; translation: MRQIAIYGKGGIGKSTTTQNLTAGLGIMGKKIMVVGCDPKADSTRLLLGGLAQKTVLDTLREEGEEIELEAILKPGFRDIMCVESGGPEPGVGCAGRGIITSIGMLEQLGAYTDELDYVFYDVLGDVVCGGFAMPMREGKAQEIYIVASGEMMALYAANNIAKGVQKYATTGGIRLGGIICNSRNVDGEKELVQAFAEELGSQMIYFVPRDNMVQRAEINKKTVLEFDDTANQAQEYRNLASAIDNNKMFVVPKPMHQDRLEEILMEHGIMDI
- a CDS encoding toxin-antitoxin system YwqK family antitoxin codes for the protein MTTYKTEKYGTLNGITFLETYADSSIKGCAFEEPNNINTPIGILTPSHGAANLRNRQGLSLEFFKSGQIKSIDLENATEVITSQGNLSAERISFYENGRIQRLFPLNGRINGFWTENDEYKLAKPISFDLPVGSFSAKVISICFYESGTLKSLTMWPQETIEITGPDGLVKVRYGFSLYENGTLKSFEPALPEPIVTPVGIVIAYDSTAHGINCDQNSVTYSSGGILRSLITSNNGLMITTPDGKQFVQPLMKPGTLDPDVMVPEPMTIVFSTDKMEIIQDDIVVVDLNTATVRAILVHDPMKKSCGDCASCSSCG
- a CDS encoding Fe-only nitrogenase accessory AnfO family protein, which produces MKENVNVMAVFCDDAKRIARFDEMTNFVFYTKEKSIWQKSDMIPCKPDLSGGMTAIRENIHQMINVFNNCKIIITKSLTGIPYQVFDKAGFIICESEVFDLELLDTIQSDLAKIDAEIKEDELLLANTPKETDQPGHYFIDLTQVQKKHPEMSSKMALLPFLKDTPFYALEVVCEHIPPWFEHKLSELNFSYTIQNKNDSTQHVIITPVVCE
- a CDS encoding DUF6773 family protein, translating into MKKFKKVIDERQEMELYKVEHIWFWIVFWLLLGSIIIQAFFLNAPFSQWGFEWFIFMICCIGSFIGYYRKGQWDYYSKPSVKSYLLYSLIGSGIFAIIVAISLALNNDYLKNDLLVLVFMTLFIFVMLFIIMFVVFFISGSMIKKRQQKLADEFTDNDPQ
- a CDS encoding helix-turn-helix transcriptional regulator, whose amino-acid sequence is MKNLKMKVARVENDISQEELAKRVGVTRQTIGMIEAGKFNPSLQLCIGICKALGKTLNDLFWEENDYEKI
- a CDS encoding SPL family radical SAM protein, giving the protein METIPTKNMLIRTKNDFWFSTDYTMNIYRGCSHGCIYCDSRSECYGIADFNQVRAKENALLILSDNLRHKKIKGVIGTGAMSDPYNPLEQKHQLTRQALELFKTHGFGVAIATKSPLVARDKDLLKTIQKHSPVIVKLTITCAQDSLAKIIEPRVAPTSERFTAIKELSENAVFTGILLMPILPFINDTVDNIKKIIELAAQHGAQFIYPAFGVTLRDQQRLFFYDQLDRHFPGIKKEYLKYFGNQYSCSSPNAKLLWTTFTRECQRHQLLYQMPDIVNQYKIKHGGQQLSFLP
- a CDS encoding pentapeptide repeat-containing protein is translated as MKKNPVVRITPPELSTCLEPIRNEIELNVLLDWARAEELDIEGKHFKDLNLTEIDFSQLSFRNSIFENCSFIHCNFEKIDFRDLRLQSCNLSNSDFTDGFFNRCEFVLGKLIGVDFHQALLQNILFTDTNLQYGNFSKATIKEIKIDECDLSHTTISECKLSKIVFDRVNLKTASFFKTPLKGLDFTTSQIDGISVSLEALNGAIVSSFQAAELAKLLGLIVR
- a CDS encoding pyridoxal phosphate-dependent aminotransferase, with the protein product METSERIKKMGEPALLKYYPLVNEAQKKGKKVYFLNIGQPDIKTPESFLNSINCLDQKVLSYQAPEGIIELREAACDYYRRLGLDYGIDDLFVANGGSEALLFTFMGICNAGDEILTAEPLYSIYKEMAAATDVKLVGFKTYAEEGFALPDIAVIEAAITPKTKAILMTNPGNPTGKVFSKEEIEILVGLAIKYNLYLISDEVYREFVYDNQAYLSPAMYDELAQNFILIDSISKRYSACGARIGFIVSKNKGLMGQLKKLVQMRLSVSTVDQIGAISLLKLDGHFFDGILKEYTRRRAVVFAALKEIPGIICAEPRGAFYFMAKLPIRSACHFIEWMITDFDDQGETVLLSPANDFYLDPRDGADEVRIAYVLNSDDMKKSMEILKHGLAAYAQIFPEKCK
- a CDS encoding 3'-5' exoribonuclease YhaM family protein, which translates into the protein MKIKSVQKGQDYLGFLFIKSQMTKTATNGSRYFNMVLNDADFDEIDGKKWDVKPEDEEIFTNGKLVKIKGKVQEFNNRLQLIVERMRLADDRDDVNIDDYIETVPVNTDEMLGYINDTIDDFQNKDIAAITKKIFNDQTQALAYFPAAKKHHHAIKGGLLYHLYTMLKIGKGLAGIYPFINRELLYAGIILHDIGKINEMVSDENGAVSDYTPEGKLLGHITQEIVELELVGTELGTDPEVLMLLKHMILSHHYQPEFGSPKRPMFPEAELLHHIDMIDARMYTMEQALNRVEPGSFTEPNWSLDGISLYRRSFE
- a CDS encoding acyl-[acyl-carrier-protein] thioesterase, which codes for MSIISSEIKRVACYESDSTGKMLPTTAMNYFQEVSTNQGNQLGIGGDFLNQKKLAWFLVKYDIKFIDYPLYQDQVTVTTQATGMEKFCATRRFTILDKSNTVKVIADTQWLLINRETEKMERIDEYPEMNAYECHDKGEPIFKKMRKINHIDVEKKFGVRFLDIDFNRHVNHVKYLAWAIEVLPLEVVLVKRLKEAKIVYKAQCFYGDLIRATGERLNDDHYRVDIVNQENIILCQLELTLG